The segment TAAGACGTTTAGATGGCTGGAAGTTTACTGCAAAACTTGAGGAACCACTTAAATCACTTCCTAGGGGAACTTTAAAATTTGAGGTAGAAGGATTTGAAGGCGGAAAGTTAAAATTAAAAATAATAAATGAGGAATCAGTTGTTAAAAATTCTAAGGATGGAATTGAAGAATTTTTAAATAAAACTAATTTAAATGTGTCAAAAAAAGATTATATTTTACTAGAAAATATGGTTAAACATAATATTCCGCTAACTAAGAATAATATATCTTATATTAAAAATATACTAGATTTTAAATGTAAGTTTCAAGATAAAGATTCTTTTGCAAATTTTATTAAGCTTTATTTAAACTCAAAGGGAATAGATATAGCCTCACCGAAGGCAGAAAATATTACAAAGATTTTAAAAAACTTTATGTCTGCTGTAAAAGAATTAGAGGTTGGAGATATATTAACCTTATATGAAAACAATACTGAAATTAATGAAGAAAATATGAATAGTTTTGTGAACATATTCAAAAAAAGTGGCATTTACAATGAAGTTATGGATATTAAAAATAAAATTATAGATTTAAAGAAGCAAAGTAATGAGTTAGGAAGTAATAAATTACAAATAGAAACCCTTGGAAATAATGGCGAAAAGAAAGAAATGACAAGTGAAGCACCTTTAAATAATGGATTTAAGAGTTTAGTTTATGAAAATTCTGATAGGCAAGTAAGTCAAAACTCAAAATTAGAATATAACTTAGATAACAATAGGAGAGAGAATACAAAATTAAATAAAGCTGTAGATTCAAGCAATAATAGGTTGGAAGAAGTTCATAAAGAAATAGGAGATGCTATAGGGAGTACTGAAGTAAAGGCTAAAAGTGAAGGCGTAAAAAATAATTTTGAAAACAATTATAATGAAAAAGATTTTACAAAAACTGAGATTTCTAAAGGAAAAACTAATGAAGCCACTGTTTTAAATGAAAAAAACACTGAAGCAAAAGTTGAAAGTTCTATTAAACTAGTTGAAAGCCTTTCAAAAGATGTAGAGGCTAAAGCTATAGATAGTGGAAAAAACAATAATATTTCAGAAGTTCAAAATAAGGATATAATAGAAATTGATGCTGAAAATACAAATAAAACAGAAATCTCTAAAGAGACCAAGGAAGGTATGGAATCTAAAATTAATACAGAAGAAAAAAATATAATACTAAAGGAAAAAGTGTATAATTTAATTAAGAGAGAAGTAGCTATTAAAACTGATGAAATAAAAACAGTTATAAAAGATATCTTAAATAATGTATCTAGTAATGATAGTAAGAATTTTGAAAAAATACTAGGATTAATTAAAGATAATATAAATGATTTTAAGATGTACAATTCTTTAAGCAATCAATATTATTGCTTAGATTTGCCAATAAACCTAGATAAATTGAAGTATGAATGCAAACTATTTATTAAAGACGACAGAAATAAGGGGAAAAAATAGATACTAAACATGTAAAGATAGCAACTTCAATTAAGACTATTAATTTAGGGATTGTAGATGCTTTTATAAAAGTTGACAATAATTTAATGGATATTGAAATTAAATCTAGTAGAATTTATACGAAGGCAATAGATAAAAATAAAGACAAACTACTGGATATGTTAAAAAACAGTAATTACAATGTATATATAAAGGTTAGTGAAAAAATCAATGAATTTAATTTGCCAAACTGCAGAGAGTTTTTTCAAGATACAAATTTAGCAAAACTTGATATAAAGGTATAAACACTTTTAAAAAACATAATTTGATGTATAAAATAATATGTATTTGGAGAATTATTATGGATAATAGGAAGAAAGCAGCAGCATTAAAATATGAAAATGGCTACGAAGCACCTATGGTTACAGCTGCAGGTATGGGAGAAATTGCAGATAGAATAATAGATAAAGCGATGGAAAATAAAGTTCCCATAGTATACAACAAAGAACTATCAGATTTGCTTTTAAATGTTGATGTAGGGGATAGTATACCTTTGGAATTATATGATGCTGTAGCAAAGGTAATAGCTTATGTGATGGATGTGGATTCATCGGTTAAATAGATAATAAAGGAGTTACAATAATGGCTTTATACGCGTTGTCAGATTTACATTTATCTTTAAGTGAGGATAAACCTATGGATATTTTTGGAGATAATTGGAGTAATCATGATCAAAAAATAATTGAAAACTGGAAAGAAAAAATTACTAAAGAGGATACAGTGTTAATTGCAGGGGACATATCTTGGTCTATAAACATTAAAGAAGGAATAAAAGAATTAGATTGGATTCATGAACTTCCAGGAAAAAAATTTTGGCTAAAGGCAATCATGATTACTGGTGGAGTGGAATTAAAAAGTTAAATGGCCTATATGAAGATATGAATTTTATACAAAACAATAGCTTTAGTTATAAAGATTATGCTATATGTGGCTCTAGAGGGTGGATAATACCCTTTGGTGAAAATGTTAAAGAACAAGATAGAAAAATATATAGAAGGGAGATTATACGTCTTAAATTATCCTTAGACCATGCAAAGAGTCAAGGATATTCTAAGATAATAGTTATGCTACATTATCCACCATTTATGGATAAAATAAAGAATACAGAGATAACGGAGTTAATGAGAGAATACAAAGTAGAGAAGGTTATATATGGCCATTTACATGGTCCTTCCTTAAAAAATGCATTTCAAGGTAAAATCTATGAAACAGAGTATATTATAACTTCTGCAGATTATTTAAATTTTAATCCAATAAAAATATTAGACTAATAAAAATAAAAATCTACTCTTATTTAAAAGGTAGATTTTTATTTTTATATTATTTTATATAATTTTTTAAATTATTGCTTTCTTTGTTTAAACCATTTATTGATGAATTTAAGTTATCGAAATCACTATTTTGTTTTTCTAATATTTCATAAGTATCTTCTGATAAAGAAATACTTTCTTGAAAAGCAGAGGATATTTGTTCCATTGTATTTATAAGTACACCTTTTTTGTCAGAAGAAGATGCTAGTGAATTTAGTGCATTATTTATTTCAGAAACAGTTTCATCTATAGAAGATTTAGTATCACTAAAAGAATTTTTAGCGTTATCTATAGTTTTGGTTTGTAAAGATAATGCATTTTGTCCGTTAGCTACTGCGGAAGAAGTATTTAATATATCTATTTTAATTTCTTCTAGTATCTTAGTTATGTTTTCTACAGCTGTTTTTGAATTTTCTGCAAGTTTCCTAACTTCATCAGCAACTACAGAAAAACCTTTTCCAGCTTCACCAGCTCTAGCGGCTTCAATAGCTGCATTTAGCGCTAGTAAATTTGTTTGACTTGCAATTTGACTTATGGAATCTGTTATAATATTTACTGATTCTATTTTTGAAACTAAATCATTTACTATCTTTGAAGAACTATTAAAGGCTGTTCTAAGTTCATCTAAAGAAGAATTTAAAGTGTTTAGATTCTTTATGCTATGGTCAGCTGCATTATCTATATCTAGAACCTTACAGTGTACTTCATTAACTTTGCAAGCAACATCTTCCATATCTGTGTTAAAATCCTTTAGTAAAGTTATCATTTTATCATTTTCAATTTGATGATTAGAAAAATGATTCGACATTTCAGATATTGAGGACTTAATATCTTCGTTTGCTGAAGATAATTCTTTAGAATGAGAGGTTATTTCAGATATATAATTCTCAAAAAAGCTATAAGATTTTACAAGTTCTTCCTTAGGTATAGATAAAATAGAAGATGAATCTGTAGAATTTACTATAGTGCTGGATATATTTGTTTTTTGATTCTTTTTATTGAAGTTAAACATAATGATCCCCCTAACTAAGTTAAGATTTTTATTTAAAGAATTTATTTATAAAATTTTTTTGCTTATGCTATGATCTTTAGTGGATTTCTCATTTTCATTTTCTTTTGATTCTATTTTGTTTTCAGATAAATAATTTAATTTTATATATTCTCTTTGATCTCTAGCTAGTTCTTTTATTTTATACTTAACACCAGGCTGTACTATAACCTTACTAAACCACAAAAGCGCCTTGTCGTAATTACTAAGTTTATGATTTAATTCCCCAATTAAATACATTGTAGTATACCTATCCATGCCGTAAATTGGAAAATCTTCTTTAAAAAAAGCTTCCTCTATACCAGTAAGAGCGTGCCCTAAAAATATAAGTTCGTTTTTTGAGTCATTTTTCAGTCTGTACATCCATGCAATCTTTAGGCAAGCCATGGCTTTTTTACTGGCAACAGATTCAATTACATAGTAATTTAGCAAAGCAAGTTTATACCTTTCTATGGCTATATCTACATCGTAAACCTCTGGATATTCTCGTGGCTTCCATTTACTTGTTATACTTGTTTTTATTTCATTTATTTTATAGGATTTTATTTTAAAAAAATCTACTTTCATACTAGCATATCCACAGGAATTACAAAGCCATATATCGTAGAAATAAGGATTTATAACTGCATATCTAGTAAAAAAATCTGTATCTCTAGAAAGAACTCTATAAGAAGAAGTTTTAACAGCTTTTGCCTTAAAAGCTGTATTACAAACTGGGCAAATAATTTCTTTATTATACAAATAACTACCTTGTTTACTTATTTTTTTCGAGTTATCTGAAGATTTTTCTTTTTTAGTTTTTATATCATTATAAAGATCGACATTTATTATATCGTTAAATCCTAATTTTTCTAAACCTGAAAATATGTTATCATTCAAGAATTGTTTACCTCCATATTAAATTTATAAAAATATTATAACATATATTTAATAATTACATAATATTTTGATATAATAGAACTAATGTATATTAATAATAATTATAGAAAAGGATGAATCATATGGCTATAATTGAGTGGAATGAATTTTTAATACCTTATCATCAGGCGGTAGAGGAACTAAAGGTTAAATTTAGAAGTATTAGAAGAGAATATAGAAAGAAAAATGAATATTCCCCTATAGAATTTGTAACCGGCAGAGTAAAAGAAATTTCTAGTATTTTGGAGAAAGCAAGTAAATTCAATATACCATTAGAGAGAATATCTTATGAAATAGAAGATATTGCGGGAATAAGAATAATGTGTCAATTCGTGGAGGATATAGAAAAAGTTGTAGAATTAATAAGAGAGAGAAAGGATATGCAAATTGTATATGAAAAAGACTATGTTACAAATGTTAAACAAAGTGGATATAGAAGTCATCACATTATAATTAAATATCCAGTTAATATGGCAGGGGGACAAAAAATATACTGGCAGAGCTTCAAATTAGAACTCTTGCTATGAATTTTTGGGCTACTATTGAACATTCTCTAAATTATAAATATAAACAGGATATACCAGATGGAATAAGGACTAAATTAAAGGCAGCAGCTGATGCGGCTTTTAGATTAGATGAGGAAATGTCAAATATAAAAGAAGAAATTAAAGATGCTCAAAGGTTATTTGAAGTAAAGTCTAGCATAGTTTCAGATATTATGAATAATATTTTGATTATTACTTCTATAGGTAAAACAAATGAAGCTAATAGTTATAGAAAACAGTTAGATAAGCTCATTGAAAAAGGTGAGATATACGAGCTAAATGAACTTCTCATAGCTACGCAAAAGACTATAAACGTATATAAATAAAATAGAGAATACATAAAATACCTAGTGTGATGATTTAAATATAAGTAAGAATTCACACTAGGTATTTTTTATTAGTAAATTAAATAGCTATTTAGCTACAATGTTTACAAGTCTTCCCTTTATCACAATAACTTTTTTTACATCCTTCCCTACAAGAGCTTCTTTAACTTTTTCATCTTCTAGAGCATGGATTTTAATTTCTTCATCTTTTAAGTTAGAGGCTATATTAATTCTTGATTTTATTTTTCCATTTATTTGTATGGCAATTTCAACTTCATCTTTGACTAGAGCTAAAGGATCGAATTCAGGCCATTTCTCATTAAAGATTGAGAAGTTCATTCCAAGTAGTTCCCACTGTTCTTCACAAAAATGTGGAGCAAATGGTGAAAGTATTTTTATAAAATCAACAATAGTATCTTTTAATAATTGAGGATTTATTGTTTTTTCATTAGAGTATTTATATAAAGAAGAAGTAAACTCCATTAGTCTTGCAATTGAAGTATTAAACTGGAATTTTAAAGAATCCTCTGTTACACTTTTTACCGCATAGTGTCTTGCATAATTTAATTCCTTTTCTTCTTTATCTATGGAAGTTTTAATGTTTTCTTTGCTAGTTATTCTGTTTCTAGATAGTTCAAGAGTTCTTTCGATTTTCTCTACAAATTTAGCAATAGCTTTTATAGCTTCATCACTCCAAGCCCCACCTTCAGAGTATGCAAATCCAAACATTAAATACATTCTAAATACATCTGAGCCAAATTCCTCGATATATTCATCAGGGGATATAGTGTTACCTTTAGATTTACTCATTTTTTGTCCGTCAGGTCCAAGAATTAAGCCTTGGTGTCTTAAGGAAGTAAAAGGTTCATCAAAATTTAAGTAACCCATATCTCTTAGGGCTTTTGTTACAAATCTTGCATATAAAAGATGCATACATGCGTGTTCAGGTCCACCTACATACATATCAACAGGAAGCATCTTGTTTACTTTTTCACTGTCAAAGGCTTTTTCAGAATTAAGATTATCAACATATCTTAAGAAATACCAAGAAGAACACACAAAAGTGTCTAAGGTATCTGCTTCCCTTTTAGCTTTGCCACCACAAACTGGGCAAGTTGTGTTTATAAAGCTTTCACATTTAGCTAAAGGTGATTTACCATCTGGTGCAAATTCTACATCATAAGGAAGTTCTACTGGTAGCTGATTTTGAGGAACTGGAACCTCTCCACATTTTTCACAGTGAATTATAGGAATTGGAGCTCCCCAATATCTTTGTCTTGAAACAAGCCAGTCTCTAAGTCTATAATTTGTCTTTTTGGATCCTAGATTCATTTTTTCTAGTTTTTCAACTATAGCTTCTTTTCCTTCTTCTGACTTAAGACCATTGAATTCATCACTATTTACCAAAGTACCATATTCAGTGTATGGAAGGGTAGTACCACCTTCAATAACTTTTACTATTTTTAAATCATATTTTGTTGCAAAAGCAAAATCCCTTTCATCATGGGAAGGTACTGCCATAACAGCTCCAGTACCATAAGTTGATAGAACATAGTCTCCAACCCATATAGGTACTTTTTTATTGTTAATAGGGTTTACTGCGTAAGATCCAGTGAAAACACCAGTTTTTTCTCTTGTAATAGATTGTCTTTCTATATCAGATTGTTTTTTTGCAGCCTTTTTATATTCTTCCACTTCATCTTTGTGCTCTTTTAAAGTTAGCTCATTTACTAGTGGATTTTCGGGAGCTAAAACTACGTAGGTTACTCCAAATAGTGTATCTACTCTTGTAGTAAACACGTCAAAAGATAAAGAACTATTATCTACTTTAAAAGTAACTTCAGCACCAGTTGATTTTCCAATCCAATGTTTTTGCATAGCTTTAGTCTTTTCAGGCCAATCCAAAGAGTCAAGATTATTTAATAACTCTTCTGCGTAATCTGTTATTTTTAAGAACCACTGAGTTAAATCTTTTTTAGTAACCTCAGTAGAACATCTTTCGCAGCATCCGTCTACAACTTGTTCATTAGCTAAAACTGTATTACAGCTAGGGCACCAATTTACAGGAGCCTTTTTTCTATAAGCTAAGCCTTTTTCAAAAAGTTTTAAAAATACCCATTGAGTCCACTTATAATACTCAGGTCTACAAGTAACAACTTCATGATCCCAATTGAACATAGCTCCCATAGCTTTTAATTGTTTTTCCATGGTTTCAATGTTTTTTTCTGTAGAGTCTTTTGGATGAACTCCTGTTTTTATTGCGTAGTTTTCAGCTGGAAGTCCAAAAGCATCAAAACCCATAGGTTGAAAAACATTATATCCTTGCATTCTTTTCATTCTAGCCCAAGAATCTACAGGTCCATAGTTAAACCAATGACCTGCATGAAGTTTATTTCCAGAAGGGTAGGAGAACATCTCTAAGGCATATAATTTTGGTTTATCGCTATTTTCATCAAAATTATATAGACCAGTTTCTTCCCATTTCTTTTGCCATTTTTGGTCTATTTTTGTTCCATAATTAATCATTTCTTTACCTCCTAATAGTAAATAAAAATTATCCATAAAAATAAAAAATCTTTCATCTCATTTAAGAGACGAAAGATATATTTCCGCGGTACCACTCTTTTTAGATTTTAAACTAGTTAAAATCTCTGCTTTAAAAATATAACGGTTTAACCGTACCTGCTTTTAACAGATATGCTCCAAGGCAAGTTCATATTATAACAACGCTGTTTTTCACCAAGCAACAGCTCTCTTAGATGTATAAAATATTACTACTCCTTATCAAAGCTTTCATATTCAATTATAAATCATATTATTATGATAATATAACGAAAAACCTTTAATTGTCAAGGGGCTTTATTTTATTTTTTTAATAAAATTTTTGCTTATATAATATATAAACATAGAAAAAATATAATCATAAGCAATGAAAATTAACTGTAAAGCCAAAAATATTATATATTTGTATTTTTCATAGTCTAAATTTAAATTTACAAATAAAGTAGCTTTGTATATATAATAGATTAAAAATAAAGAAAAATTAAAGAAAACCAATTTTAGTATAATTTCAATGGGCATATTTTTTAATTTTTCAATAAAAAATTTTACTATACCGTATATGCCAAAAAACAAAGTATAGTATATAATTATATTTCTAAAGCCTAGAAAACTAAAGCCTATAAGGCTAGAGGCCAAATATACTAAAATAGAGTACTTTACGTCAGTTGCATTTAGGCATATTGGAATTACTAAAGCTGCAGCACATAAGAAAAATAATGTGTTTGTAGGTATAATTGAACTTAAATATAAAAATATAATACTTAGTCCAGTAAATAAGCCTCCTTTAGCTACAGAAGAAGCCTTATTCATAAAAATCATCTCCTAACAACAAGATATTAAATCTCCACCACAACACTCACATAAACAATCTGCACAGTACAAAGTAGTACAAAGTCTGCACATATCATTATCAGAAGAATTTCTATTTCTATAGGGCTGTCTATATGAGTTATTCATATTTTGTATTTTATAATATGTTTCTTTGTATTCTGGATTATTTGGATCTAAATTATAGGCTGTGTTTAAATGATTTAAGGCACCGTCATACCAGCCTTTTTTCATTGATAAAACCCCCATTAAAAAGTGCCATTCAGCATTTCTTGTGGTAATCCTATTTAATTTCGCTTCAGCATCCCTTAGATTATTGTTTTGAATATCCATTCTTATAGATTGATAATTCATATAATCAGAGTTTTCGCCATTAGAACTATTTTTATAACTTCCAGAATTATAATTTTGAGAATAGGAATTAGAACTAGAGTGATTTTTCATTAGATAATCATAAGCTTCGTTAATATCTCTCATTTTTTCTTCTGCAAGCTCTATTAAAGGGTTTTCTGTAAATTGATCAGGATGGTATTTCTTTGCCATTGCTCTATAGGCTTTTTTAATTTCATCTATAGAAGCATTTTCATTTATTCCTAAAACTTCATAAGGATTTTTCATCTTTTAAGTCACTCCTTTTAAAAACTTTATCAATTTTTTCCATGAAACCGTATTTTAAAATGTTCTCTAGTAAATCATAATTTTTATTTATTGGCAGTTTATTTAAATTGTTTACACACTCTCTACCACAATTCAGTAAAGTAAATTCAATTCTACTTGATATTTCAGATTTAAATTCAGTATAATTTAGATTATTTTTATTTAATGCTTTATTTATTGCATTAAATTTTTTGTTTTCCATATCTTTTTCTAAATCGTCAAAGGCGTCTATTATGTATATCCATTTTCCAAGATTGTATCCAAACCAATATAGGGTTTCTTCAAAATCTTTACCTTTAAAATAGGAACTCAAAAGAGAACCTGTAAGCTGGGCAAATACATGAGATATCTCATCTAAGCTTATATCTTCTTTAGAATTTTCAAGAGTATAGAGTTCTTTTAATTTACTTTCAACTAGGAATTTGGTTTTCTCAAGTTCTTTTGGTATTTTTTTAAAGTATGGGTTTAGTAATGTGTAGATAAATTTACTTTTTAGGTTTTTATCATCTTCATAATCATCTAATAGTTTATATGAAAAAAGAGTTAAATTACAAAATGAAGCGTAGTCTAATGCAGAATTTGTCTTCAAAACTCTGATTTTTTTAAAGGGATGAACAATGCAAAAACTATCTTCAAAAGAATTTTCTTCATTACTAATAGAATCAATTAGTAGAGCTAAGAAGGTCATATCATAGTTTAAAGTAAATCTTGGAATATTTCCATAATTACTTTTTAAACTTCTGCATAACCCACAGTAATATGCTTTAAACTTGTAATAGTCTTTAACCTTTAATTCCATAGTGCAGGGTTTAACATATCCAAACATTATAACTCCTTTTTTATTCCTTTATCTTTAAGTATTTCGTAAATGGTTTTTGAAGTTGTATCATCCATAGAATATCCAAGTAAATTTACTATTTCATGTACTTCCTTTTCATTAGAACCCTCTATTTCAATATATGGAAAAGGGCAAAAGCTTTTATCATTTATATCAATTTCAATTAATGTACTTTTATATTTATAACTTTCCCTATACTTTTTAATGGATTCTACTACTATTAAACCTAAACCTTCAAAAATTTTTCTTCCTATATCACTATTATCTATTTTAATCTCTTGCTCATCCATTATTTTATATTTATCTTGGCTGACTAATTTTTTTAAGGTCATATAATTCACTGTTTGATGCCTTAATAAATCTTCAACTACTCTAATTCTAGCATAGCCTTTGCTTTTTATAAGTTTATGGTCTTTAAAATCATAAATATGATTTATTTGGTTTTCTTCTTTAACCCTTAAGCAACCTAAGTTTATAAGGTTATTTCTTAAGATTTCTACATCTATATCTACGATTCTTATTTCTAGTTCTTTCAATAAAATCACTCCTTGTATCAACTGTAGTGAGTTAGTTTAAGGTTAAAACCATACCACTAAATGAAATTATATCATAACAAAAATAAAAATTCGATACAGCAAGATTAATTGTAACTAAATTAAATGTAAATAAAATATAAAATTTGTTATTTTAATTGAATATTATGTAAATCTATAGATTTAAAACCACTAATATTAATTTTAATTATAGACATAATAGTTAATGGGCAAGAAAAAACAAACAAATAGGAGGTTGAATTTTATGAATATGAATCAAGGAAATATGCAAATAGACCAAAGAAATTTAAAAACTATTGAAGACCAGTTAGCATACGAAGCATTGATGAATAAAAAATGTAGTCAATATGCTGATTACTGTACAGATTCACAGTTAAAACAAGTTTGCTCTGAAGGGGCTAATATTCATAAAAACAATTTTACAACTTTAAAAAACTATTTAGATTCTCATAATTAAGCTTGTAATTTTGGTAATTTATTATTCTATAATTTAGATATGGAGGGATAGTTATGAATCAGCAACCATCATTTTCAGAACAAGAATTAATGCAAGATATTTTGGCAACAGAAAAGCAAGTAATATCAGCTTATAGCACAGGTATAACAGAATCCTCTTGTCAAAATTTAAGAAATGTTTTAGTAGAAAATTTTAATCATACACAAGATATTCAGTACAAGGTTTTCGAAGCTATGAGACAGAAGGGTTGGTATCAAGTAAAGGATGCTGAGGACAATGAAGTCCAGTTAGCTAAAAATAAATCAAACCAAATGATGAATTCCTTAAAATAATATTAATATAAATTAAAAATGTAGCTATAGGATACATACTATAGCTACATTTTATATTTTTTAATATATAACTTTTGTTAAGAAAAGTCCATTAGCAGGA is part of the Haloimpatiens sp. FM7315 genome and harbors:
- a CDS encoding EscU/YscU/HrcU family type III secretion system export apparatus switch protein gives rise to the protein MDNRKKAAALKYENGYEAPMVTAAGMGEIADRIIDKAMENKVPIVYNKELSDLLLNVDVGDSIPLELYDAVAKVIAYVMDVDSSVK
- a CDS encoding methyl-accepting chemotaxis protein, giving the protein MFNFNKKNQKTNISSTIVNSTDSSSILSIPKEELVKSYSFFENYISEITSHSKELSSANEDIKSSISEMSNHFSNHQIENDKMITLLKDFNTDMEDVACKVNEVHCKVLDIDNAADHSIKNLNTLNSSLDELRTAFNSSSKIVNDLVSKIESVNIITDSISQIASQTNLLALNAAIEAARAGEAGKGFSVVADEVRKLAENSKTAVENITKILEEIKIDILNTSSAVANGQNALSLQTKTIDNAKNSFSDTKSSIDETVSEINNALNSLASSSDKKGVLINTMEQISSAFQESISLSEDTYEILEKQNSDFDNLNSSINGLNKESNNLKNYIK
- a CDS encoding DUF2225 domain-containing protein → MNDNIFSGLEKLGFNDIINVDLYNDIKTKKEKSSDNSKKISKQGSYLYNKEIICPVCNTAFKAKAVKTSSYRVLSRDTDFFTRYAVINPYFYDIWLCNSCGYASMKVDFFKIKSYKINEIKTSITSKWKPREYPEVYDVDIAIERYKLALLNYYVIESVASKKAMACLKIAWMYRLKNDSKNELIFLGHALTGIEEAFFKEDFPIYGMDRYTTMYLIGELNHKLSNYDKALLWFSKVIVQPGVKYKIKELARDQREYIKLNYLSENKIESKENENEKSTKDHSISKKIL
- the leuS gene encoding leucine--tRNA ligase, translated to MINYGTKIDQKWQKKWEETGLYNFDENSDKPKLYALEMFSYPSGNKLHAGHWFNYGPVDSWARMKRMQGYNVFQPMGFDAFGLPAENYAIKTGVHPKDSTEKNIETMEKQLKAMGAMFNWDHEVVTCRPEYYKWTQWVFLKLFEKGLAYRKKAPVNWCPSCNTVLANEQVVDGCCERCSTEVTKKDLTQWFLKITDYAEELLNNLDSLDWPEKTKAMQKHWIGKSTGAEVTFKVDNSSLSFDVFTTRVDTLFGVTYVVLAPENPLVNELTLKEHKDEVEEYKKAAKKQSDIERQSITREKTGVFTGSYAVNPINNKKVPIWVGDYVLSTYGTGAVMAVPSHDERDFAFATKYDLKIVKVIEGGTTLPYTEYGTLVNSDEFNGLKSEEGKEAIVEKLEKMNLGSKKTNYRLRDWLVSRQRYWGAPIPIIHCEKCGEVPVPQNQLPVELPYDVEFAPDGKSPLAKCESFINTTCPVCGGKAKREADTLDTFVCSSWYFLRYVDNLNSEKAFDSEKVNKMLPVDMYVGGPEHACMHLLYARFVTKALRDMGYLNFDEPFTSLRHQGLILGPDGQKMSKSKGNTISPDEYIEEFGSDVFRMYLMFGFAYSEGGAWSDEAIKAIAKFVEKIERTLELSRNRITSKENIKTSIDKEEKELNYARHYAVKSVTEDSLKFQFNTSIARLMEFTSSLYKYSNEKTINPQLLKDTIVDFIKILSPFAPHFCEEQWELLGMNFSIFNEKWPEFDPLALVKDEVEIAIQINGKIKSRINIASNLKDEEIKIHALEDEKVKEALVGKDVKKVIVIKGRLVNIVAK
- a CDS encoding DnaJ domain-containing protein → MKNPYEVLGINENASIDEIKKAYRAMAKKYHPDQFTENPLIELAEEKMRDINEAYDYLMKNHSSSNSYSQNYNSGSYKNSSNGENSDYMNYQSIRMDIQNNNLRDAEAKLNRITTRNAEWHFLMGVLSMKKGWYDGALNHLNTAYNLDPNNPEYKETYYKIQNMNNSYRQPYRNRNSSDNDMCRLCTTLYCADCLCECCGGDLISCC
- a CDS encoding DUF5685 family protein; amino-acid sequence: MFGYVKPCTMELKVKDYYKFKAYYCGLCRSLKSNYGNIPRFTLNYDMTFLALLIDSISNEENSFEDSFCIVHPFKKIRVLKTNSALDYASFCNLTLFSYKLLDDYEDDKNLKSKFIYTLLNPYFKKIPKELEKTKFLVESKLKELYTLENSKEDISLDEISHVFAQLTGSLLSSYFKGKDFEETLYWFGYNLGKWIYIIDAFDDLEKDMENKKFNAINKALNKNNLNYTEFKSEISSRIEFTLLNCGRECVNNLNKLPINKNYDLLENILKYGFMEKIDKVFKRSDLKDEKSL
- a CDS encoding class IV adenylate cyclase gives rise to the protein MKELEIRIVDIDVEILRNNLINLGCLRVKEENQINHIYDFKDHKLIKSKGYARIRVVEDLLRHQTVNYMTLKKLVSQDKYKIMDEQEIKIDNSDIGRKIFEGLGLIVVESIKKYRESYKYKSTLIEIDINDKSFCPFPYIEIEGSNEKEVHEIVNLLGYSMDDTTSKTIYEILKDKGIKKEL
- a CDS encoding spore coat protein; this encodes MNQQPSFSEQELMQDILATEKQVISAYSTGITESSCQNLRNVLVENFNHTQDIQYKVFEAMRQKGWYQVKDAEDNEVQLAKNKSNQMMNSLK